The proteins below come from a single Triticum aestivum cultivar Chinese Spring chromosome 5D, IWGSC CS RefSeq v2.1, whole genome shotgun sequence genomic window:
- the LOC100037538 gene encoding probable glutathione S-transferase GSTU1, with the protein MAGEKGLVLLDFWVSPFGQRVRIALAEKGLPYEYAEEDLMAGKSDRLLRANPVHKKIPVLLHDGRPVNESLIILQYLEDAFPDAPALLPSDPYARAQARFWADYVDKKVYDCGSRLWKLKGEPQAQARAEMLDILKTLDGALGDKPFFGGDKFGFVDAAFAPFTAWFHSYERYGEFSLPEVAPKIAAWAKRCGERESVAKSLYSPDKVYDFIGLLKKKYGIE; encoded by the coding sequence ATGGCGGGCGAGAAGGGCCTGGTGCTGCTGGACTTCTGGGTGAGCCCGTTCGGGCAGCGCGTCCGCATCGCGCTGGCGGAGAAGGGCCTGCCCTACGAGTACGCGGAGGAGGACCTGATGGCCGGCAAGAGCGACCGCCTCCTCCGCGCCAACCCGGTGCACAAGAAGATCccggtgctcctccacgacggcCGCCCCGTCAACGAGTCCCTCATCATCCTCCAGTACCTGGAGGACGCCTTCCCGGACGCCCCGGCACTGCTCCCCTCCGACCCCTACGCGCGCGCGCAGGCCCGCTTCTGGGCCGACTACGTCGACAAGAAGGTCTACGACTGCGGCTCCCGCCTCTGGAAGCTCAAGGGCGAGCCGCAGGCGCAGGCGCGCGCCGAGATGCTGGACATCCTCAAGACCCTCGACGGCGCGCTCGGGGACAAGCCCTTCTTCGGCGGCGACAAGTTCGGGTTCGTCGACGCCGCCTTCGCGCCCTTCACCGCGTGGTTCCACAGCTACGAGAGGTACGGCGAGTTCAGCCTGCCGGAGGTGGCGCCCAAGATCGCGGCGTGGGCCAAGCGCTGCGGCGAGCGGGAGAGCGTCGCCAAGAGCCTCTACTCGCCGGACAAGGTGTACGACTTCATCGGCCTGCTCAAGAAGAAGTACGGCATCGAGTAG